One window from the genome of Rubinisphaera margarita encodes:
- a CDS encoding efflux RND transporter permease subunit, with amino-acid sequence MARNSIAANLLMVILLGGGIWSAYSIQKEVFPQFQLDVVEVNVGYPGAAPSEVEQGILRPIEEAVRGVEGIREITSEAREGRGEVLIELVAGQDRMKAFQDIDQAVSRIRTFPDQIEQPEVSLQSRQQEVIEVGLYGDVDVWTLRQMAEQLRDQMTSHEQITQVELGRVPEYVTHIEIPRQTLRQYGLTLPRVAAIIRSNSQDVAAGSVQTTAGEILLRVKARKQWAREFAEIEIVTARDGQVVTLGDIATIRDGFEEIGFHSQFSKTPSVELNIYRVGSQSPIEIATAVEEIMADFESSLPPGVTWRIDSNNAEEFRRRLNLVIENGVMAVVIVLVILALFLEFRLAFWVMMGMVVSFIGGILLLPLVDISINMISLFGFLVVLGIVVDDAVVVGENVYEERQTKKDHNAAAVTGTRDVAGPVTFSVLTNIVAFVPLLFIPGETGKFWYPLPVVVIVVLAVSLVESLFILPSHLAHARDAGRRKGVGSWLHGYQQAFSRGFSRLVELIYQPVLSACLHFRYITASIALALFVVIGGYATSAHMGMILMPEVSADEIEAGVRMPVGTTRDQSARIAEVITQASLRMFEEHNLHEVAEGIKTNVRGQNFIDVEIVLRPPDERDMTANEVIALWRDSIGDLPGVDQITFEAESGPGGYRQDISIDLSHSDVDILGKASQAFAERMEAFSNTRDVSDNYNKGKSQYDYRLRPEGKALGLTDEDLGEQLRGAFFGSLALRLLRGTNEIEVRVKLPEEQREDVHNLEDLVIQTPSGQEVPLLDVAEVVKTEAFTSIGRRNGRRVVNVSMDVEPKRAVTQVITALQNEVLPQLRDDYPGITWTFEGSNAEMREATASLWGSFGLALFVIYALLAIAFRRYVQPLVVLVAIPFGIVGAVIGHILLGYDLSLVSLMGVIALSGVVINDSLIMIDYANRRRGECSAREAISQAGVRRFRPIMLTTLTTFGGLVPLIFETSLQAQYIIPMAISLGFGILFSTGIILVLVPCLYLILEDIESLFVSSAN; translated from the coding sequence ATGGCGAGAAACTCGATCGCCGCGAATCTCCTCATGGTGATTCTGCTCGGCGGAGGGATCTGGTCGGCGTATTCCATCCAGAAAGAAGTCTTCCCGCAGTTCCAGCTGGATGTCGTGGAAGTCAACGTCGGCTATCCCGGTGCCGCTCCCTCAGAGGTTGAACAGGGGATTCTCCGCCCCATTGAAGAGGCGGTTCGTGGCGTCGAAGGCATTCGTGAAATTACCAGCGAAGCGCGAGAGGGACGCGGCGAAGTGCTGATCGAACTGGTCGCCGGTCAGGACCGTATGAAGGCGTTTCAGGATATCGATCAGGCGGTCAGTCGAATTCGTACGTTTCCCGATCAGATCGAACAACCCGAGGTCAGTCTGCAATCCCGGCAACAGGAAGTGATCGAGGTCGGGCTGTACGGCGATGTCGATGTCTGGACGCTGCGCCAGATGGCCGAGCAGTTGCGCGATCAGATGACTTCTCACGAGCAGATCACGCAGGTCGAGCTGGGCCGCGTCCCAGAGTATGTCACCCATATCGAGATCCCGCGGCAGACACTCCGACAATACGGCCTGACTTTGCCGCGCGTGGCAGCGATTATCCGGTCGAATAGTCAGGATGTCGCAGCCGGTTCAGTCCAAACGACGGCCGGCGAGATTCTGCTGCGGGTGAAAGCCCGTAAGCAATGGGCACGGGAATTCGCCGAGATCGAAATCGTGACCGCCCGCGATGGGCAGGTCGTTACGCTGGGCGATATCGCCACGATCCGCGATGGTTTCGAAGAGATCGGGTTCCATTCCCAGTTCAGCAAGACTCCCTCGGTCGAGCTCAACATTTATCGGGTGGGCTCTCAATCGCCTATTGAGATTGCGACCGCAGTCGAAGAGATCATGGCCGATTTCGAGAGCTCGCTGCCGCCCGGCGTTACGTGGCGGATCGACAGTAACAACGCCGAAGAATTTCGGCGACGGCTGAATCTCGTCATCGAGAACGGCGTCATGGCGGTCGTCATCGTTCTGGTGATTCTTGCTCTGTTTCTCGAGTTCAGACTCGCGTTCTGGGTGATGATGGGCATGGTCGTTTCGTTCATCGGCGGGATTCTGTTGCTGCCCCTGGTCGATATCTCCATCAACATGATTTCCCTGTTCGGCTTTCTTGTCGTACTGGGAATCGTGGTCGATGACGCCGTCGTCGTCGGTGAGAATGTCTACGAAGAACGGCAGACAAAGAAGGATCACAACGCCGCTGCTGTGACTGGCACGCGTGACGTGGCTGGTCCGGTAACATTCAGCGTGCTGACGAATATCGTCGCGTTCGTGCCGTTGCTGTTCATTCCGGGCGAGACCGGCAAGTTCTGGTACCCGCTCCCTGTCGTCGTGATCGTCGTCCTGGCAGTCTCGCTGGTGGAGTCGCTGTTCATTCTTCCGTCCCATCTGGCGCACGCCCGTGATGCCGGTCGACGGAAGGGAGTGGGCTCCTGGCTGCACGGTTACCAGCAGGCGTTCAGCCGTGGCTTCAGTCGGCTGGTCGAGTTGATCTATCAACCGGTCCTTTCGGCGTGCCTGCATTTTCGCTACATCACCGCATCAATCGCTCTAGCCCTGTTCGTGGTCATTGGCGGCTACGCCACGAGTGCTCACATGGGAATGATTCTCATGCCCGAAGTGTCGGCTGATGAAATCGAAGCCGGCGTCCGCATGCCTGTCGGGACGACTCGGGATCAGTCGGCCAGAATCGCCGAAGTGATCACCCAGGCCAGTCTGCGAATGTTCGAAGAACACAATCTGCATGAAGTCGCGGAGGGCATCAAAACGAATGTCCGCGGACAGAACTTCATCGACGTTGAAATTGTGCTCAGACCGCCCGATGAACGGGACATGACCGCCAATGAAGTGATCGCTCTCTGGCGGGACTCGATCGGCGATTTGCCCGGGGTCGATCAGATCACCTTCGAAGCCGAGAGCGGGCCAGGCGGTTACCGTCAGGACATCAGCATCGACCTCAGTCACAGCGATGTCGATATTCTTGGCAAAGCGTCTCAAGCATTCGCCGAACGGATGGAAGCGTTCTCCAACACCCGGGACGTGAGCGACAATTACAACAAAGGCAAATCGCAGTACGACTATCGACTGCGACCGGAAGGTAAGGCGCTCGGGTTGACCGACGAGGATCTGGGCGAACAGCTGCGTGGGGCCTTTTTCGGATCGCTCGCGCTGCGATTGCTTCGCGGCACCAACGAAATTGAAGTCCGCGTCAAACTTCCAGAAGAGCAGCGTGAGGACGTTCACAATCTGGAAGACCTCGTGATCCAGACGCCGAGCGGCCAGGAAGTCCCGCTGCTCGATGTAGCCGAGGTCGTCAAGACGGAAGCGTTTACCAGTATCGGTCGCCGTAACGGACGGCGTGTGGTCAATGTCTCGATGGACGTGGAGCCGAAGCGAGCAGTCACCCAGGTGATTACCGCACTGCAGAACGAGGTGCTGCCGCAGCTCCGAGACGACTATCCCGGCATCACATGGACGTTCGAAGGCAGCAATGCCGAGATGCGTGAAGCAACCGCATCGCTCTGGGGGTCGTTCGGGCTGGCACTCTTCGTGATCTACGCACTGCTCGCGATCGCGTTCCGCCGGTATGTCCAACCGCTGGTTGTGCTGGTCGCGATTCCTTTTGGCATCGTCGGAGCCGTGATCGGTCACATTCTGCTGGGGTACGACCTGTCTCTGGTCAGCCTGATGGGAGTGATTGCACTGTCCGGGGTTGTGATCAACGATTCATTGATCATGATCGATTACGCCAACCGCCGCCGGGGAGAATGCTCGGCGCGTGAAGCGATCTCTCAAGCCGGGGTGCGACGTTTCCGCCCGATCATGCTGACGACGCTGACCACTTTCGGCGGGCTCGTTCCTCTGATTTTCGAGACATCTCTGCAGGCGCAGTACATCATTCCCATGGCCATCTCGCTCGGTTTCGGCATTCTGTTCTCCACGGGTATCATTCTGGTTCTCGTACCCTGCCTCTACCTGATCCTCGAAGACATTGAATCTTTGTTCGTCTCTTCTGCGAATTAG
- a CDS encoding sulfatase-like hydrolase/transferase, with the protein MSRMLAFVAAVLFLVGSDLFAKTDRPNIIFILADDLGWSELGCYGNEFNETPHLDRLASDGMRFSQAYASAPVCSPYRAALLTGQYPARLGIIDYLRPNSANALSTDHVTLPEVLQRHGYQTGMIGKWHLTGYEHHGAEFEVKPRAHGFDWDMAREVKGVGNGANFWPYVFRDQSLRWLDLPENRLGEHEFLVDRMNLEAVDFIERNSQRPFFLYLSHYATHSILNGKPELVEKYRRKSPPGKSTREQCYLCRDQGLSGDALNHWAGDHNPHLAAMLESIDDGIGKIRGKLAELGLDDNTIVIFTSDNGGETNVTSNAPLSGGKSQLYEGGIRVPLIVFWPGGTPAGSLCSLPTSNVDFYPTLLEVIDIGADPSQILDGESLLASWKDPDVGADRESLFWHYPLDEPHFLGGRSSGAIRHGDWKLIEFFDSGIIELYSLATDPSEQNDVASKHPEIAAELKTRLAEWRESINARMPSPPLLVKPKELVFADHFSTGQVRSNWFFNGDWEATEGRLQRGSTGSETTRIFAKNLQYGDGMVRFDFQFQEAEDIRFISGSEGSYNSIIRIQPDHFRIETGQDKSGPYFQHWHGECAYDFAPDRWYTMTIEFIGDQIVAHVDPTHVAYARHPVIEKTRDYFAFQVDDSRAAFDNVQLLTVGKHPRFVDNLRRIESLVDQHPVQRSLEEQLRIASTNAHDRLYQTDSEYRILVQRVHDLDEQNKVSFPTVFRSHKEIRQEIADRRRTLLEEDPQYKKLLFATYAATRALEAFLIEQEPQIAVLPDSRRKRELERVRIRFLNDARYVGLVEQQRLTQEQLENAYPELFVTDEEINATRQQQRTAISQDPAFRKAIDDRAAAWRDQQDYLMSHDEHVVEVQRRMQLHADEPGKP; encoded by the coding sequence ATGTCTCGAATGCTCGCCTTTGTCGCCGCGGTTCTGTTCCTGGTCGGCTCCGATCTCTTTGCGAAGACTGACAGACCGAACATCATCTTCATTCTGGCCGACGACCTTGGTTGGAGTGAACTCGGGTGTTACGGAAACGAGTTCAACGAAACGCCGCATCTGGACCGGCTGGCGAGCGACGGGATGCGGTTTTCGCAGGCTTATGCGTCCGCTCCTGTGTGCTCACCCTATCGGGCGGCGTTGCTGACCGGACAATATCCAGCACGTCTCGGAATCATTGACTACCTGCGGCCAAATTCGGCCAACGCGTTGTCCACCGATCATGTGACGTTGCCCGAGGTGCTGCAGCGTCACGGCTACCAGACGGGCATGATCGGAAAATGGCATCTGACAGGCTACGAGCATCACGGGGCCGAGTTTGAGGTCAAGCCCCGGGCACATGGGTTCGACTGGGACATGGCCCGAGAAGTGAAGGGCGTGGGAAACGGTGCGAACTTCTGGCCGTATGTCTTTCGTGATCAGAGTCTTCGCTGGCTCGACCTTCCGGAGAACCGACTGGGCGAGCACGAGTTCCTTGTTGACCGAATGAATCTCGAAGCCGTTGATTTCATTGAGCGGAACAGTCAACGTCCCTTTTTCCTTTATCTCAGCCACTATGCGACGCATTCCATTCTCAATGGAAAGCCGGAACTCGTTGAGAAGTACCGTCGGAAGTCTCCTCCCGGGAAAAGTACACGAGAGCAATGCTATCTTTGCCGGGATCAGGGACTGTCCGGTGATGCGTTGAATCATTGGGCCGGGGACCACAATCCGCATCTGGCGGCTATGCTGGAAAGCATCGACGACGGCATTGGCAAGATTCGAGGCAAACTTGCCGAGCTGGGGCTCGATGACAACACTATCGTGATCTTCACGAGCGACAATGGTGGTGAAACCAATGTCACGTCGAACGCGCCCCTTTCAGGAGGGAAGAGTCAGCTGTACGAAGGAGGGATTCGCGTTCCGCTCATTGTTTTCTGGCCGGGAGGGACGCCAGCCGGATCGTTGTGCAGCCTGCCGACGAGCAATGTGGATTTCTATCCGACCCTGTTGGAAGTGATCGATATCGGAGCCGATCCTTCGCAGATTCTGGACGGAGAATCGCTGCTCGCGTCGTGGAAAGATCCTGACGTCGGTGCAGATCGAGAGTCGCTGTTCTGGCACTACCCGCTCGATGAACCGCATTTTCTGGGCGGCCGATCTTCAGGGGCGATTCGACACGGCGACTGGAAGCTCATCGAATTTTTCGATTCCGGAATCATCGAACTGTATTCGCTGGCGACCGATCCGTCGGAGCAGAACGATGTCGCTTCAAAGCATCCCGAGATCGCTGCGGAACTGAAAACGCGTCTGGCGGAGTGGCGAGAATCGATTAACGCTCGGATGCCCTCGCCACCACTGCTGGTGAAACCGAAGGAGCTGGTTTTCGCCGACCACTTCTCGACGGGACAGGTCCGTTCGAACTGGTTCTTCAATGGCGACTGGGAGGCGACGGAAGGGCGCTTGCAGCGCGGATCGACCGGGTCGGAGACGACTCGCATCTTCGCGAAAAATCTCCAGTATGGAGATGGGATGGTTCGCTTCGACTTTCAGTTTCAGGAAGCGGAGGACATCCGATTCATTTCTGGCAGCGAAGGTTCGTACAACAGCATTATTCGCATTCAACCCGATCACTTTCGGATCGAAACCGGACAGGACAAGAGCGGCCCCTACTTCCAGCACTGGCATGGCGAGTGTGCGTACGATTTCGCACCGGACCGCTGGTACACGATGACAATCGAGTTCATCGGCGACCAGATCGTCGCTCATGTTGATCCTACTCACGTGGCGTACGCCAGGCATCCCGTCATTGAGAAGACTCGGGACTACTTTGCTTTCCAGGTCGACGACTCTCGGGCGGCCTTTGACAATGTGCAGCTCTTAACCGTCGGAAAGCATCCCCGTTTCGTCGACAACCTGCGGCGGATCGAATCTCTCGTCGATCAGCATCCAGTGCAGCGATCTTTGGAAGAACAGCTTCGAATCGCATCGACGAACGCTCATGACCGGCTGTATCAGACCGACAGCGAATACCGAATTCTGGTTCAACGAGTCCACGACCTTGACGAACAGAACAAGGTTTCCTTTCCGACCGTCTTTCGGTCGCACAAAGAGATTCGGCAGGAAATCGCCGACCGACGGCGAACGCTGCTTGAAGAGGATCCTCAGTACAAGAAACTGCTCTTTGCGACCTATGCTGCCACACGAGCGCTAGAGGCCTTCCTGATCGAGCAGGAGCCCCAGATCGCAGTGCTTCCGGACAGTCGTCGAAAGCGGGAACTCGAACGAGTACGCATTCGCTTCTTGAATGACGCTCGCTATGTGGGCCTGGTCGAGCAGCAACGACTGACCCAGGAACAGCTGGAAAACGCGTACCCGGAGTTGTTCGTGACCGATGAGGAGATCAATGCCACTCGGCAGCAGCAGCGGACAGCGATCAGTCAGGATCCTGCGTTCCGTAAAGCGATCGACGATCGTGCCGCGGCGTGGCGGGATCAGCAGGATTACCTCATGTCGCATGACGAACACGTCGTCGAGGTTCAGCGGCGAATGCAGTTGCACGCCGATGAACCGGGGAAACCCTAG
- a CDS encoding phosphoenolpyruvate carboxylase — translation MTTLRSDKTLNYLVELLDLVVREQVGESLADTMQTIRRLAIERRAGLPDAEGRLVETLKTLESDELRAVIRWLSLFFDLANAAEERTRIEVLNERDHQSRSQRVPRGESIAAAVSELAEQGLSASEMQRWLDRLKIEPVFTAHPSEAKRRTTRQLLRRIRQLLPEIGADAPVDVEPEIVADLTVLWQSDLIRPERPPVMSEVSRGLYFASTLWDVVPRVYQELRGALRDSYPNHHFEIPRFLSFGSWIGGDRDGHPFVTADITRQTFGRLRRAALEGHLEVCRDLRNQIVMSDQLIPSAPGLRAKLDSCCEQWPALQDAIAAISKSETYRRYLGMLQYRLGMTLESIESDSLAAGAYESVDEFREELRQLRESIAENRGERIAHQYLQPWIDLVQTFGFHFAALDVRQNSVTHRNCLEEVLALQGISEPQGQPATIDAGRLGEEAAEVFRTFMLLAEAYDSWGHEAIGGYIISMTHSAADVLTVLWLWQTAWRQCHGDDKDVPALPIIPLFETIDDLRNSASILDELMTDEQYRQYLTETGQKQQIVMVGYSDSTKDGGYLTACWELHQGQAQLAETAEKHHIQLTIFHGRGGALGRGGGPAARAIRSLPQNAVGGRLRVTDQGEVLSERYDDPVIAHRHLEQVLNATLMVSAGTKETPDPIWSTIMDRLSVASLKKYRELIEHPGFLSYFDHATPISEIETLPIGSRPSRRRGQQRALSDLRAIPWTFAWTQSRHLLPAWYGMGTAIREFVDADESTWSHIRAMYVQWPVFRALIDNAELALTKADMEIAREYASLAPKESGSEVWDMISAEFELSRGAVLMVKDSPELLADIDWLKTSVRSRNPYVDPLNIAQIILLERIRANDVENDELTQLVRLSIQGIASGLRTTG, via the coding sequence ATGACGACACTTCGGAGCGACAAAACACTCAATTATCTCGTGGAACTGCTTGATCTGGTGGTTCGCGAACAGGTCGGTGAATCACTGGCCGATACCATGCAGACCATTCGACGACTGGCCATCGAGCGTCGAGCCGGGTTGCCCGATGCCGAAGGGCGGCTGGTGGAGACCTTGAAGACTCTTGAGAGCGATGAACTGCGGGCCGTGATCCGATGGTTGAGTCTGTTCTTCGATCTCGCGAATGCAGCCGAGGAGCGGACCCGGATTGAAGTCCTCAACGAACGGGACCATCAGTCTCGAAGCCAAAGGGTGCCTCGCGGAGAGTCGATTGCCGCCGCGGTTTCGGAGCTTGCCGAACAGGGGCTGTCTGCTTCTGAGATGCAACGGTGGCTTGACCGCCTGAAGATTGAGCCGGTCTTCACCGCACACCCGTCTGAGGCGAAACGGCGGACCACGCGCCAGCTCCTGCGTCGGATCCGTCAGCTCCTGCCGGAGATCGGCGCCGATGCTCCGGTCGATGTGGAACCCGAGATCGTGGCCGATCTCACGGTGCTCTGGCAGAGCGATCTGATTCGTCCGGAGCGGCCTCCGGTAATGAGCGAAGTGAGCCGGGGTTTGTACTTCGCCTCGACACTATGGGATGTAGTCCCTCGAGTGTACCAGGAGCTGAGAGGTGCTCTTCGCGATTCCTATCCCAACCATCATTTCGAGATCCCCCGGTTTCTGTCGTTCGGCAGCTGGATCGGTGGGGACCGCGACGGGCACCCGTTCGTGACCGCGGACATCACTCGGCAGACCTTCGGTCGACTTCGCCGAGCCGCCCTCGAAGGTCATCTGGAAGTCTGCCGCGATCTACGGAATCAGATTGTGATGTCTGACCAGCTGATTCCCTCCGCTCCCGGGTTGCGAGCAAAGCTCGACAGTTGCTGCGAACAATGGCCGGCGCTACAGGACGCGATTGCGGCCATCTCGAAATCGGAAACTTATCGCCGGTATCTCGGGATGCTTCAGTATCGGCTTGGGATGACCCTGGAATCGATTGAATCCGATTCTCTGGCTGCGGGAGCTTATGAATCGGTCGATGAGTTCCGCGAAGAACTCCGGCAGCTTCGAGAAAGCATTGCGGAGAACCGCGGAGAGAGAATCGCCCATCAGTATCTGCAGCCGTGGATCGACCTTGTTCAGACATTCGGGTTTCACTTTGCTGCTCTCGATGTGCGGCAGAATTCGGTCACGCATCGAAACTGCCTCGAAGAAGTTCTGGCACTGCAGGGGATCAGCGAACCGCAGGGTCAGCCGGCGACGATCGATGCAGGCAGGCTGGGGGAAGAAGCCGCAGAAGTCTTTCGCACGTTCATGCTGCTTGCCGAAGCGTACGACTCGTGGGGTCACGAGGCGATTGGCGGCTATATCATCAGTATGACGCATTCCGCCGCCGATGTGCTGACCGTCCTCTGGTTGTGGCAAACCGCCTGGCGACAGTGCCACGGAGACGACAAAGATGTTCCGGCACTTCCGATCATCCCCTTGTTTGAGACGATCGACGATCTTCGGAACTCCGCTTCGATTCTCGATGAGCTGATGACGGACGAGCAGTATCGACAGTATCTGACGGAGACGGGGCAGAAGCAGCAGATCGTGATGGTCGGCTATTCGGACAGCACGAAAGACGGGGGCTATCTGACCGCGTGCTGGGAACTTCATCAGGGGCAGGCTCAGCTCGCCGAAACGGCGGAGAAGCATCATATTCAGCTGACGATCTTCCATGGTCGCGGCGGCGCACTGGGACGTGGCGGCGGTCCGGCCGCTCGTGCGATTCGCTCGCTCCCTCAGAACGCCGTGGGAGGTCGCCTGCGGGTTACCGACCAGGGAGAGGTTCTCTCCGAACGGTACGATGATCCCGTCATCGCCCATCGTCATCTCGAGCAGGTCCTCAACGCCACACTGATGGTCAGCGCGGGGACGAAAGAAACGCCGGATCCGATTTGGTCGACGATCATGGACCGGCTCTCGGTCGCTTCGTTGAAGAAGTATCGGGAGTTGATTGAGCACCCGGGGTTTCTGAGCTACTTCGATCATGCGACGCCGATCAGCGAGATCGAAACGCTGCCAATCGGTTCGCGTCCTTCCCGAAGACGGGGACAGCAGCGCGCCCTGAGCGATCTTCGCGCGATTCCGTGGACGTTCGCCTGGACCCAGTCGCGGCATCTTCTGCCCGCATGGTACGGGATGGGAACGGCCATTCGAGAATTTGTCGACGCGGACGAATCGACCTGGTCGCACATCCGAGCGATGTATGTGCAGTGGCCCGTGTTTCGTGCGCTCATCGACAATGCCGAACTCGCACTTACCAAAGCCGATATGGAGATTGCACGGGAGTATGCCTCCCTGGCACCGAAAGAGAGTGGTTCAGAGGTGTGGGACATGATTTCGGCTGAGTTCGAACTGAGTCGAGGTGCCGTGCTCATGGTCAAGGACAGTCCCGAACTTCTCGCCGATATCGATTGGCTCAAGACCTCCGTACGCAGCAGAAACCCCTATGTGGATCCGCTGAATATCGCTCAGATTATTTTGCTGGAACGAATCCGGGCCAACGACGTCGAGAACGACGAACTGACTCAACTGGTGCGACTCTCCATCCAGGGGATTGCTTCAGGATTGAGGACGACCGGATAA
- a CDS encoding class I SAM-dependent methyltransferase, protein MDIRDHNRNAWNRLVAVKNRWTQPVSAAIIDRARRGLFEILLTPTRPVPEHWFPNLRETPTLCLAGAGGQQAPVLAAAGATVTVLDNSPGQLAQDRYVAEREGLRLELVVGDMSDLSNFADESFELIVHPCANAFVPNVKPVWRECFRVLRAGGVIMAGFTNPVRYIFDDERKENGNLEVRYSLPYSDIHSLPSSELKRLIDAEIPLEHGHTLEDQIGGQLEAGFVMNGFYEDKYPETEGDPLSQFMLTFIATRCVKPHDQNR, encoded by the coding sequence ATGGACATTCGCGATCACAATCGCAATGCGTGGAATCGGCTGGTTGCGGTCAAGAATCGCTGGACGCAGCCAGTCAGTGCCGCGATTATCGATCGGGCCCGGCGTGGTCTCTTTGAGATTCTACTCACGCCGACGCGCCCGGTTCCCGAACACTGGTTCCCCAATCTAAGGGAGACTCCGACGCTGTGTCTCGCTGGGGCTGGCGGACAACAGGCCCCTGTTCTCGCCGCTGCCGGTGCGACAGTTACTGTTCTTGATAACTCGCCTGGTCAGCTGGCGCAGGATCGGTATGTGGCTGAGCGTGAAGGGCTGCGACTCGAACTTGTCGTAGGCGACATGTCGGACTTGTCGAACTTCGCGGACGAGTCGTTCGAGCTGATCGTACATCCCTGTGCCAACGCATTTGTTCCGAACGTCAAGCCAGTCTGGCGGGAGTGCTTTCGGGTTCTGAGAGCGGGCGGAGTGATAATGGCCGGGTTTACGAATCCGGTCCGTTATATCTTCGACGACGAACGGAAAGAGAATGGCAATCTCGAGGTCCGCTACTCGCTGCCCTATTCAGATATCCACAGTCTTCCGTCATCGGAATTGAAGCGACTGATTGACGCTGAAATTCCACTTGAGCATGGACACACTCTGGAGGACCAGATTGGCGGACAGCTCGAGGCGGGATTTGTAATGAACGGGTTCTACGAAGACAAATACCCGGAGACCGAGGGGGATCCGCTGTCTCAATTCATGCTCACGTTTATAGCCACGCGCTGTGTCAAACCGCACGATCAGAATCGATGA
- a CDS encoding NAD(P)/FAD-dependent oxidoreductase: protein MGHDVVIIGAGLAGLCCARRLHEEGVSVLIVEASDGVGGRVRTDLVDGFRLDRGFQVFLTSYPEAQRVLDYPSLDLKPFLPGASVRFGGKFHELTDPWRRPLGALRSVFSPIGSLADKMRVASVRSRVTQGSIEDRFHDPETTTLESLKEAGFSKEMIERFFRPFLAGIFLDPTLNTSSRMFSFIFRMFSLGAATLPAAGMEAIPRQLAAALPEGCVRLSARVAEVEQGRVTLDSGEELDCRTVVVATDGPAAGQLLNEDLSGPGQSVTCLYFGTPHPPTDKSILILNGEGAGPVNNLCVPTNVAPSYGPEGQSLVSATVLEGSGDENKIVADVREHLSGWFGKVVNDWRHLRTYRLPYALPRQFSPALAEPQRPVRWKPNLYVCGDHRDNASIQGAMVSGRRSAEAVLEDLNS, encoded by the coding sequence ATGGGGCATGATGTGGTCATTATTGGGGCTGGGCTCGCCGGGCTGTGCTGTGCGCGTCGTCTGCACGAGGAGGGCGTCAGTGTGTTGATTGTCGAAGCGTCTGACGGCGTCGGAGGTCGCGTACGTACCGACCTGGTCGATGGCTTTCGTCTGGATCGTGGCTTTCAGGTGTTTCTGACGAGTTATCCGGAAGCACAGCGTGTCCTTGACTACCCCTCTCTAGATCTGAAACCTTTTCTTCCAGGGGCGTCGGTTCGTTTTGGTGGCAAGTTCCACGAATTGACTGATCCGTGGCGTCGCCCTCTCGGAGCATTGAGATCAGTGTTCTCGCCGATCGGATCATTAGCGGACAAAATGCGAGTTGCCAGCGTTCGTTCCCGAGTCACGCAGGGGTCGATTGAGGATCGCTTTCATGATCCTGAGACCACGACGCTCGAATCGCTAAAGGAAGCAGGTTTCTCCAAAGAGATGATCGAGCGTTTCTTCCGTCCATTCCTGGCGGGAATCTTTCTGGATCCTACTCTCAATACATCCAGCCGGATGTTCTCCTTCATCTTTCGAATGTTTTCGCTGGGAGCCGCAACTCTCCCCGCAGCCGGCATGGAGGCGATTCCCAGGCAACTCGCTGCGGCCCTGCCGGAAGGGTGCGTGCGTTTATCTGCCCGGGTGGCGGAAGTCGAGCAGGGAAGGGTGACTCTCGACTCCGGAGAAGAGCTCGATTGCCGCACGGTTGTCGTTGCCACGGATGGGCCAGCGGCTGGTCAACTCCTTAACGAGGACCTGTCCGGTCCAGGCCAAAGCGTGACCTGCCTGTATTTTGGCACACCGCATCCACCGACCGACAAATCGATTCTGATTTTGAATGGCGAAGGGGCAGGTCCGGTGAATAACCTCTGCGTTCCGACCAACGTAGCACCTTCTTATGGTCCTGAGGGACAAAGCCTCGTATCAGCGACCGTATTGGAAGGTTCTGGGGACGAAAACAAAATTGTGGCCGATGTGCGGGAACACCTTTCCGGATGGTTCGGAAAGGTCGTGAATGACTGGCGTCATCTGAGGACTTACCGACTTCCTTACGCGTTGCCGCGCCAGTTCTCGCCGGCTCTGGCAGAACCTCAGCGTCCAGTTCGCTGGAAGCCCAATCTCTACGTCTGCGGGGACCACCGGGATAACGCCTCGATTCAAGGTGCCATGGTCTCAGGACGCCGGTCAGCCGAGGCGGTTCTGGAAGATCTGAATTCATGA